The following are encoded in a window of Sulfitobacter sp. S190 genomic DNA:
- the addB gene encoding double-strand break repair protein AddB: MFDPSETPRVYGLAPGVDFPKALMDGLIARTAGQPPEALARVELIVNTQRMRRRLRHLFEAGPARLLPRIRLITDLETLVPGIGTPPGAPALRRRLELIGLISALLRETPTLASRASLYDLADSLAGLIDEMQGEGVAPDAIADLDVTDQSGHWDRAKQFLAIVQTYLDHTASAPDAEARRRAHVTAIAAHWAEHPPTHPVILAGSTGSRGTTMLLMQAVAALPQGALVLPGFDDALPSAVWAALDDPMMSEDHPQYRFYHLMRLLGQSPNAVRPWHATPPPSPARNALVSLSLRPAPVTDAWRVEGRELSQLDAATRDLTLVLADTQRAEALAIALRLRKAAEEGQTAALITPDRMLTRRVTSALSRWDIVPDDSAGLPLHLAPPGRFLRHVADLLRRKLDAGALLTLLKHPLSHSVEGRNLHQLYTQRIELQIRRDGLPYPDEDGFVALCAKAAGRADDPAMMRWAEWVATTVTGHYATAERPLAQWVETHLRIAETLAAGPEGCDSHELWRQNAGQKARAVMEELRSEAGAGTDLSASDYADLVGALLSNGEVRDRDAPHPDIMIWGTLEARVQGADLVILGGLNDGTWPEAPPPDPWLNRKMRNDAGLLLPERRVGLSAHDYQQAVCAPEVWITRAIRSDDAETVPSRWVNRLENLMNGLPRADGPAAWDAMKQRGALWLDQARALEAVQSVAPAPRPSPRPPVAARPRRLSVTEIKTLIRDPYAIYAKHTLGLRSLRPLVQSPDAPLRGVVVHEVMERFVKEVCHDPALLNRDHLLRTAQAVLDEVAPWPAARSMWLARIDRIADWFIDAEALRQANAQPIAFEDDARGTLQLPDIGFTLTCVADRIDRDQAGDIQLYDYKTGTPPTAKQQAQFDKQLLIEAAMVEEGAFAAVGAAPVSQAAFIGLGTNPKEELAPLEDEPPSAVLENLRDLLRTYLSATQGFTARRMVERTSFAGDYDHLARFGEWDGSDPAQAEDIA, encoded by the coding sequence AGCGGATGCGGCGGCGGTTGCGACACCTTTTCGAAGCCGGACCCGCGCGGTTGCTGCCGCGTATCCGCCTGATCACCGATCTCGAGACGCTGGTGCCCGGCATCGGGACCCCACCGGGCGCCCCTGCCCTGCGGCGGCGGCTGGAATTGATCGGTCTGATCAGCGCGCTGTTGCGCGAAACGCCGACGCTGGCATCCCGCGCGTCTCTTTACGATCTGGCAGACAGCCTTGCCGGTCTGATTGACGAAATGCAGGGCGAAGGCGTAGCGCCGGACGCCATTGCCGATCTGGATGTGACCGACCAATCCGGCCATTGGGACCGCGCAAAGCAGTTTCTGGCTATCGTGCAAACCTATCTGGATCACACTGCCAGCGCGCCGGACGCAGAAGCCCGCCGCCGCGCACATGTGACCGCGATTGCCGCGCATTGGGCGGAACATCCGCCAACCCATCCGGTCATCCTTGCCGGATCAACGGGATCACGCGGGACAACGATGCTGCTGATGCAGGCGGTTGCGGCATTGCCGCAGGGTGCGTTGGTGCTGCCGGGGTTTGATGATGCGCTGCCCAGCGCGGTTTGGGCGGCGCTGGACGATCCGATGATGTCGGAGGATCATCCGCAATACCGGTTCTACCACCTGATGCGGCTTTTGGGTCAATCGCCCAACGCGGTACGCCCGTGGCACGCCACACCGCCGCCGTCGCCCGCGCGCAATGCGTTGGTGTCCCTGTCGTTGCGCCCCGCACCCGTCACGGACGCTTGGCGCGTCGAGGGGCGCGAGCTGAGCCAACTGGATGCGGCGACGCGGGATTTGACGCTGGTGCTGGCCGACACGCAGCGGGCCGAGGCGTTGGCGATTGCGCTGCGGTTGCGCAAGGCCGCGGAAGAGGGGCAGACAGCGGCGCTGATTACGCCGGACCGGATGCTGACACGGCGTGTCACCTCGGCGCTCAGCCGGTGGGATATCGTTCCCGACGACAGCGCGGGCCTGCCTTTGCACCTGGCCCCACCGGGGCGGTTTTTGCGCCATGTCGCGGACCTGCTGCGCCGCAAACTCGACGCGGGGGCGCTGCTGACGCTGCTGAAACATCCGCTGAGCCATAGTGTGGAAGGGCGTAACCTGCACCAGCTTTACACGCAGCGGATCGAGCTTCAGATCCGGCGCGACGGCCTGCCCTATCCCGATGAAGACGGCTTTGTCGCGCTCTGCGCCAAAGCGGCGGGGCGCGCGGACGATCCCGCGATGATGCGCTGGGCGGAGTGGGTCGCCACGACGGTGACGGGCCACTATGCCACCGCGGAACGGCCACTGGCACAGTGGGTCGAGACGCATCTGCGCATTGCCGAAACGCTCGCCGCCGGGCCGGAGGGTTGCGACAGCCACGAGCTGTGGCGCCAGAACGCAGGCCAGAAGGCCCGCGCGGTGATGGAGGAATTGCGCAGCGAGGCCGGAGCGGGCACCGATCTGAGCGCGTCGGACTACGCCGATCTGGTCGGTGCGCTGTTGTCGAACGGTGAAGTACGCGACCGCGACGCGCCACACCCCGACATCATGATCTGGGGTACTCTGGAGGCCCGTGTGCAGGGCGCGGATCTGGTGATACTCGGCGGATTGAACGACGGCACATGGCCCGAAGCGCCGCCGCCCGATCCGTGGCTGAACCGCAAGATGCGCAATGACGCCGGTCTGTTGCTGCCCGAACGCCGGGTTGGGCTGTCGGCGCACGACTACCAGCAGGCGGTCTGCGCGCCCGAGGTCTGGATCACGCGGGCGATCCGGTCGGACGATGCGGAGACGGTGCCGTCGCGCTGGGTCAACCGGCTGGAAAACCTGATGAATGGTCTGCCCCGCGCCGATGGCCCTGCGGCGTGGGATGCGATGAAGCAGCGCGGCGCGCTGTGGCTGGATCAGGCCCGCGCGTTGGAGGCCGTACAATCCGTGGCCCCTGCGCCGCGACCCTCGCCGCGCCCACCGGTCGCCGCACGGCCCCGCAGATTGTCGGTGACCGAGATCAAGACACTGATCCGCGATCCTTACGCGATCTATGCCAAACATACGCTTGGCTTGCGGTCCCTGCGTCCGCTTGTGCAATCGCCCGATGCGCCGCTGCGGGGGGTGGTTGTCCACGAAGTGATGGAGCGGTTCGTCAAAGAGGTCTGCCACGATCCCGCGCTTTTGAACCGGGACCATCTGCTGCGTACGGCGCAGGCGGTGCTGGACGAAGTTGCCCCCTGGCCCGCCGCGCGCAGCATGTGGTTGGCCCGGATCGACCGGATTGCTGATTGGTTCATCGACGCCGAAGCGCTCCGACAGGCAAACGCGCAGCCTATCGCGTTCGAGGATGACGCACGCGGCACGTTGCAGCTGCCCGATATCGGGTTCACGCTGACGTGCGTGGCGGACCGCATTGATCGCGATCAGGCCGGAGACATACAGCTTTACGACTACAAGACCGGAACACCCCCGACGGCCAAGCAGCAGGCGCAGTTCGACAAGCAGCTGTTGATCGAGGCCGCGATGGTCGAGGAAGGCGCCTTTGCCGCCGTGGGTGCCGCGCCCGTGTCGCAGGCCGCGTTTATCGGGCTGGGCACCAACCCCAAGGAAGAGCTGGCCCCGCTGGAGGATGAACCGCCCAGCGCCGTGCTGGAAAACCTGCGCGATCTGCTGCGGACCTATCTGTCTGCAACGCAGGGGTTCACCGCCCGCCGCATGGTCGAGCGGACAAGCTTTGCCGGAGACTATGATCATCTGGCGCGGTTCGGGGAATGGGACGGGTCAGACCCTGCCCAGGCGGAGGATATCGCATGA